AAACCAGGAATGCTATGAAGTGccttaataaaaaatatagcTGTCTGTGGCAGAAGTCTGCTAACGGGCTTGTGGAAGTCCCTTTCCTCATCAGCAAGAAATATAGTGAGTTTCTGATTTTGCACACTGGTGTTTTCTTTCACACGCAGAATCCACTAATGAGCTACTTTTGTTTCGCAATTGTAGACAACGGCGAGAGGAGCACAATTGTGAATGCCATGAAGGGCTTTGAGCAAACCACCTGCATTCGCTTCGTTCCACATAGGAGGGAGAGGGCGTACCTGAGCATTGAACCAAGAGACGGGTGAGTTCATGACACTGTGTGTGAAGGGGAAAgatagagaagaagaagcacttGTGTCCATAAAAGACGCTCGATGGGGGTAAGGGTAAGGCGAGCAGTGAGAACATTTGGGCATTGGAAAACACATGGAGGTCCAGTTTAGACAACTGACTGTACTTAAAAGTTAGGATGACAACTTTCTCTATAATAATTGGTGCGCCGTGTTCTAGTATTCAATATGTATGTGCAGAGGAGTGTCAGTAAGAGATGCAATACGGCAACAAAGAGGTGCAAAATagctacaaagacacaaatcgtctacaaaaaagatacaaaaacagCTCCAGACGGCTACAAAGAGAAATTAAATGCAACAAAAGTACAATAATTAACTGAGCAGTTATGTTGTGACTGTAATAATGTTCCCACTCTCTGAGTCTGGGGGTCTTGCTCCAATGGAGGAGGGTTGGGGTCCTTTTCCATGTCTGTGCCAAGATGCCTATAATCATAACCCATCTATGGAAGTTAGAGCCTCAACAGAATCATTCTGAAGTGGTTCTTCTATCCAGCCCTCGAAATGCTACCCAAACATGTGTCCATCCAGATGTTTGTCATTGGCCCACAACAAGAGCTCTAGAAGCAAAAGCTAAACAAAAGAAGAGTAAACCACAAGTTAAGAGTCACGGGAGCTATTTGCGTCTGTCGTGGTGAAAATCGAACATCAAGCTGCATATTAACcatctctgtccctccctcGTCTCTGGCGTCAGCTGCTTCTCTCTGCTGGGTCGTATTGGAGACAAGCAGGTGGTGTCACTGCATCAGTTGGGCTGCGTCGACAACAGCATCGTCCAGCACGAGCTGCTGCACGCGTTGGGTTTCTACCACGAACACACTCGCAGCGACCGCGACAAGTACATCAAGATCCACTGGGACAACGTCGAACCTTGTAAGAATCGCTCCCGTCGTTTCTCATTGATCGACACATCTATCGGTCTGGTTATtcattcatctctttttttattttatttgtttttttggtacCAGTTTTCAAAATCAACTTCAAAAAGAAGGACAATGATGATCTCAACACTAAATATGATTACTCCTCTGTGATGCACTATGAAAGGTAACGCACGTTTACTCCATCAAACACCTCAATGGAGAACCTAATTCTATTCTGTAACTATAGACACTTGAGTTATGATTGATGTGTTTGATGATTCCCAATTGCCTTTGTCCAAATCTGCAGAAATGCCTTTGGAAAGAACAGAAAGGAGACCATAACTCCCATCCCGGACGCCTCTGTTGCCATCGGGCAGAGAGTAGGAATGTCCAAAATAGACATTCTCAGGGTCAAGAGGCTCTACAAATGCTAGTTACTGAATTACTGCACGATGTTTTCATTCTGACATGACACTTGACATGCATGTGACAGTATAACAATAAAACTATTCCATTCAGCTCTTGTCTGCAATTTTGTGTAAATTACAAAGGGGCAGTCTACCAATTGTAGGTGTCAGAGAACTGGTGTGGAGAGAACCGACAGGAAATAGAAAGCAGCGATACAAACTGGTCTTCTCATAtatctttttattgattttacacCACTATAGTGAACAATAAATGGTGGCTTGTCTAAAATGTCTGAATGAACTGGTGTGACAGaaagggaataaaaacaaacgtcaaACCTCGAAGCGACCTTCTCGTCTATCGACCCCCACCCAACCTTCGCAAacagaatagaaaataaattgtgctcaggctttgtttcattttatttctttaacttaaaataaaataaccaaGTTAAATATTGtgatgttacattacatgtcattacatgttcaaataaaacccccaaaatattcatttaaatgtccaCAAAAAACAGGATGAAATCAACGAAGGTCCCTTGAGACTAAAAGTGATGGAAGAATCCCTTTTTCTAGATGTAATATGATATTTGTTTGCAGTAAAATCCTGTTTTACAATTGTTATTActaaatgccccccccccccctctctccaatTAGTCCATATTACTTTTTGTGGAAACAAAGTTGGGGAATGTTGTTAAAACCAAATCCATCTTGGCCACATCCCACACTCTtattttgtcttcctcctccctttgaAATCCTACGCGATGCTATCCTTCTGTATTTccttctgagagagagagagagagagagagggtgagacgaaGGAGCAGAATGCCCGTGAGAACAGAttcccattccccccccccccccccccccccccccccccccccagggttAGGGGGGGCTCCAAAAAGCTCCCGAGAGACTTTAAGAGCATTTTCTTTCAGATTCCAGATTACTGTGTGATCACCAATCCCTTGATTGGCTTTTCAAACAGGCCAGAAAATCAATGCACGATCAATGCAACCCAGAGTCCAACCAGAGCCATCTCTCTGGACTGGGAGGCTGGTAGTAAAGTGAAAAACATCAGATGGAATATCTCGTCTTTGCTTTGACTGTTGTCGGTTTCTGCGTTAGCTGAAGCCTCATGAAACATTAACGCAGGGAAAGGAAGTCTGATCTACAGGATGTTAGCCGACGTCACTGCGTGTAATGACCGGGTGTCTCCCCTATAGGTTGTCCGGTGTAATGCCGGTCTGATCTGTGATGTCATATTATGCCGGCAGGCCGTAACCACCGCGTTATTAGCACAGGTCGGGGTACCTGCCTTCGCTCTTCTAACACGATAAGCTTTCCACACGCGGCCGCCCTCAAACCCACCgagaggaaattaaaatgttctctGTGAGCGGCGCGACCACCTTTACTAGTTTCAGAGTGCTCTGTTAACAAGGTGGGCTTTTTGACCTTACCTTGAAGACGGAAAAAGTCTGTACgacgagaggaggaaaaaaaaaagggataaagaaatgcaaatgtgtGCATGAAAGAGAAGAGTTCAATTATTTTGTTACTTTCCCTTTTGCTGCAGCTCAGCAAAGAAACGCTGAGAGGAAACATAACAATGAAATGTTGTATGCCGACTTGTAAAGAAATACGCTGATATGGAATGAATTGAGGTATGGCTGTGGATTTTATCCACACGTACGGACATCAATATCGCATGAGAAAAGAATGATAAGAGCAAACAATGAATTATAAGTACGTGAGTGTGGTTTACGGGCATCCAGCATACGGCATAGCTTCCTCCCGATCGCAGACACGACAACCGACGTGGAATTCatataaaatgaataaactttaaaaaacagaaagcgTTGTTTGCGCGGaacatttgatatatatatatattttattttttttgcaatccgCACCTCTACGCCTTCAAAGCCGGGTCACAAACGAGTCAGATGAAAGAGGCgctctcacaaaaaaaaaaaagtacatttagttAAGGACGCAATCAAAAGAACCGTCAGATTGGCGTACAGACATCCTGGAGCCTTTGTTGTTGCCCCCCGCAGTGGGAACGATCGAAGACCCTCTTAACGTGCGCTACTGTTGGAACCTCACTTAGCTTCTCCCTCTGCAGATCTGAGGAGAACCGGGGAGTCATATAGACCAGCTTCTTAGTCGTAGCATATACTGTCTGTTGTCACTGCTCAAATCTCATGCATATTTCACGCATCGTGTTCCCCCGACACTGGATTGAAGCCGATGTCACTTTaaatgaaggaaagaagaagaagaagaagaagaaaacacatttcaggagTCTCGTCCGCGTGAAGGTTCTGTCGTACACCGTGTGTTCTGGCGTTTTCTACACAACCCCGGCgtttgagaaaaaaagacattgaaaAATAGAACGCCTTTGTTAATGTGTGAATCAGACCGAGGCTTTATTCTACACAATCCCTCTGAGCTGTGTGCGCGCCCGCATCTCCTGTTTGTCAGCGCTGAGCAATCGCAGCTGTCGGAAAATGATGCGGCCCCATTAGTGACGGAATCCAAGCTGAGACGGAGCCAGACGGAAAGCCGCTGTGGGGACAAGATGATAACAAGGTACTCATTGGAGATGTGAGGGATGGTGTTTGTGCATCGCTCTCTGCGTGTGTCTgatgagatggaggggggggggggggggggggggggttaggataaagacagagagagagacggaaggGGAGgatgagaaagagagcgagagagagagaagtggttaagggagaagaaaaaaggacagGGGGGGGTGATAAGAGGAGACAAATGGAGCTGGGGAACAATGAGACTggggagtgagagggagtgaCTGGGACAGTAATCAGAGGAAAGGCGACACTGAAACCGATGAATCAAAAGCAGCGACCGAGGCGAGTGAGTTgacgagagacggagagagagagagagagagagagagagagagagagagagagagagagagagagagagagagagagagagacccgaTAGCCGGAGCCCTGACAAATTGGCAGGTTTATTCAGAGGGAGTTGCTGATCTCTCATCCCCGGTGATAGTTTCAACCCCCCCGAGCcgagcatgtgcatgtgcaccgCAGCGTAGAGCGCGATGGATGCAGAGAGCCGACAAGCAcgccggggaaaaaaaaaaaggaaaaccgcGTCATCCGGTGCGACCGGGCGGCCATCTCCACCATCTTCACCATCTTCACCATCAACAGGGTTAAAAATTTATATTTCTGCGGTCCAGAGAAACCACTGCCGGCAATTTAGGTGCAAATGCAAATAATATGCAGAATATTAATTAAAACGTCAACGTGATACTAGAATTTGTGTACAACCAAGTTTAAGTTCATTCAACCGTAATAAATTACAGCGGCAGACACCGTGGGGCCTTTTGGGGCCTTTGGGGCCCTCGAGGGTCCCTTGTCCACTTTGTCCGGTCTGTAATCAATTCCTATCTAATAGAACCAGAAAGCTGCCTCACAGGTATGAAAGACCCGTATTGTTTTAACCATATTGTGGcgctggagaaaaaaacagaaaaaaaggccaAATGTTTTCTCAATCTTGCTGCCACCCTAAAGGGAATTAACCCACAGAgtattcaacaacaacaacagaaacacaataACATTCACACGTTTTAAGGTGGAATTAAAGCTAAAGAAAACCAACGGAATAAAATAGCGTCAATgccacatttttacaaaaaaaagaagaaaaaaaaaagtgcttgcATGCTTCATTTCAGCTTTTTCTGTGCATCGACGGAGATGATGCTAtcatgtcactgtgtgtgtgtgtgtgtgtgtgtgtgtctaagtgtTGCTGGCTCAAGGCaaagtgagtgcatgtgtgcatgtgagcgtgaaGCCGCGCTGTGAGCGGTGGATCCGTGCGAGCGTGCACatacggaaaaaaaaaaaggtggtatTGTATAATTACTGCTATAGAAAGATAATTACGACCTTGAAAAGTAGCAATTACACGCTGCAAATTACACAGGTTGTATAAGTCTTGAGTTGCACGAGCGGGCAGAGATGACGGCGGGCCTCCGATGTCCACGAAGGATTTATTGCACGCCGTATTATTaatctctctccatctttcgtGAGCAGGACGCCGAACGCTTTCGGCTGTCGTCATCGTGGCGTTTTTGTCTTCGCTCCGTTTCGTCCTCGTGGACTCGCCAATAAAAAAACCTGCGTGGATCGGATCCGACATCCGTTTCTGATTTGCGCATTAAAATATTTATccccgcttttttttttttgctgatggCTCCATAATCCATATTAAGCCAATAAATCAAATCCACGTTTGATGAGATGACAAAAACGACGGAGCGGATTCCCCGAGTGTGTTAGAGAGCGATCCCCAAAGGTAAGACGTTTACTTGTTTACAGTGTTGAACGACGACAAATGTGCTCTTAAGAATTCCAGCGCTCCCAGATATAGCCAATAAGGGGAAATTATGTTCTTTTAGtagtaaacaaagaaaaaaataaaaattctaaatgtttcttttttttctttcttctttgtttacAACATAATGTTCCTCGGAGGACTTTAATCTCCCCGCAGAGATGTGTAGCacattttaagatatttttaaCTTAGTATACTTTGTATATCGCCCCCCCCAATTAAAGCCGTAATTAAAAGCAGCTGCGTTGCGCTTCCAGGACAAAGTGAAACGTAAAGCgcgtgacaaacaaacaaacaaacaaacaaacaaacaaacagccggGGTCGAGCCACCAAAAgacaaagctttaaaaaaagtctcTTTTATATGgatttctttgttgtttatgttattCCTGTGAAATGCTCTGTGCTCATtgtgctcctcctccatcctctttgCCCGCAAACAACTTGGGGAGAATGTGATTTCTTCCCGTTGAGCGAACGGGTTTGGAGAGCACATGAAACGACCGCTCAGGCGACGTACGCCTCTGTCTCGgagccaaaaaaacaacaacaaaaaaaacacgctgTCCACAAGGAAATGCTAaatcagcagaaaaaaaaggtcaaacggCGTGCAGcagaggcgggggggggggggggggggggggaacttcACAGGGAACGTTTGGGCGGTTCCTTTTGTGGGCGTCCAGCCAGAGCTTCAGGGTGCTGCGGGCGATGGAAGCGATAACATTTTCACAGTCGGGAGAAATGAGATTGTTTTCCTTTCATGTGAACAGTGTGCGCCCGTTTTAGTTTCCGTCGCACACGACGaccacgacgacgacgacgacgagccCCCGAATTACTTTCTCCTTCCACTTGAGAAAGATATTCCCCCCATTCAGGAGAAAGAACCTATAAGTGCGcttctcgtcctctctcctcgttGTGCTTGTATAGCAACCCGGAGAAACGGTCGACTTCTAAGaaagctataataataaaaaaggaatatatCCATTTGAGATGCTTTTTGAAACTCCAAATGGGAAGTTTCGAAGCCAATAAACCCCCACAAATATGAAAACCTCTCTGCTTTACTCGGGGACGATCATGAATTCTTTCACCGTCtttgtccagtgtgtgtgtgtgtgtgtgtgtgtgtgtgtgtgtttgtgtgtgtgtgtgagctgaaaCCAGGTGGACGCTAATCCTGTTGTTTTGGCCGTCACGCCGTCAAAAATGGGTTTAAAGGTTTGACATCTAGCAAAAATGAACATTATCGGTTTGAAGTTTTTAGGGGATCAGTTTCCatcccacccaaaaaaaaaaaaaaaaaggcttctttttttttctcctcttctttccgaGTAGCTTCAAgtgtctcttttctgtctcGGGTGGTTCTGTTCCCTCCTTCCCATAACTAACATGACATGTTGTGATACCCACGTGCAATGAGAGGCTTATTAGAGCGTGAAATTGACCAATGTTACCTTGCCTTTTCCCCAAAATTAAATCACGGAGAGTCGTCGTTCCGCCCGCCGCCGGAGGACTTTGTGACATTAACATAAGTCAGTCTTGCATTTCTGTGTCATGTGCAGATGAACCGGCTCGCGACCTTTTTTTCCGATCTCTCTTTCGCGCCACTCCTCCATCACGACTCCCAACGCAGCGATTCTTCTGcaccattttatttctttttttaagttaaagaaCGAAACGCTCGGCCGTGAATATTATTTTCCTCTCGTGGTTTAAAACAAGCGTTTAGTTTGTCATAAATGAGAAACAAACCATTAGAACCAATGTACCTAAAATGAGTAGTTTGTcatttggggaggggggggggtattttcgtattcactttcttgctgacATCagcgcatttcccaaaatgtcaagcAATTACTTCATAAGATGAGTTATGCAGAACTCAACTACACTCATATAGAGAACAAGCATGTTGTTGGATATGGGACAAACAATAAGCGAGAGTGGACGTTTTTTAAGAAATCGACTTTGTCAAATGTCCTTGAACGCCCCAACAAGGACACCCTTCAAAGCGGTGACAAAAATGCAActttggcacaaaaaaaagtgcCAAAGTCCACGTCCGCACGATTTACACCGTCGAGAGAATCAATGTAAACGAGCGACTGCCAAAAGAACAAGTCAATCTAGTTCTAGTCTAACGCACTAAAAGTGTGTACCCGTCATGTTAAAATGTGAGATGTGTGCGATTCCATGTGATGAATGTGCAAAAAGACGTGAGCGTCGTCCGTCAATCACATTCATCAGCAGCCTTCAAAACGGATAGTTTCGTAACCTCCGTCCGCCTAAAATCGACACGCGTAGCAACCGTAACCACGGCTTATATAAGGCCAGTGTCAGCTACACCGGCTGATGTACCGGTTGTACCTGAGCGCAGTAATAAACCCCCATCGACACATACCGGCACTTTGAGGTCTGACGTACTGCCGAGTGAGAGATGCAACATTTTGGAAGTGCTCGTGTGATACAAAACATGGTTGCTCCATGGAGTGTATAATGGGAGCAGAAAGGGAGGACAgcaggggggggagagagagagagggagagagagagggagagggagagagagagaaagggagagagaggggggagagggagagagagtgagagagggagagggagagagggagagagagggagagggagagagagggagagagagtgagagagggagagagggagagagcgagagagggagggggagagagtgacagagagggagggggagagagagggagagagagtgagagagggagagggagagagggagggggagagagagggagagagagggagagagcgagagagggagagagagggagagggagagggagagagcgagagagggagggggagagagtgacagagagggagggagagagagagagcattgtCGTGAAGGGAGGGGGGCCATGCATCACTGCCGCTGTGTAaaggtgcgttcacaccaaactttactcgcgtcagtttattgtgttcaccagttgcgaaaagggggcgtggcttatctccgtggctcgTCTCCGTAAAAAACAGTTCTAATTTCCGCCGTCCACCACTAGTTCTGTTTTACACTTGTTgaggacatcccataaacgtcggaacctcttacgccctggtgtctgggttcataacgtcaccccgtaggctcacaccgctcggggagtttcaccgactcccgtctcgataacttccacttcagcagcagcccaacgggcggagcatctcaacgctgattggctttcgcaacccGGCGTTGGAAGTTGATTGATGACCTCACACCCTCTTTAAGTCAAAGTCAAAGGCGTCTGTAGAAACCCGTCGGAGCGACCTGTACCGTCTCCTCGCAGCCAGAGACCCTCAGTTCTCCCAACAACCAGGCGGGCCTTCAGCAGCCCGATCGGTCACTCATCCAGCTGTTGTGTTTCTGGTCGCTCTGTGAAGGTGTCGGCCCGGTGACTCGAGTCCCAGATTGATCGCATGCAGGTGAAACCCAATCCGAACATAAGTGAGAAGGAAAATCGCTTCAATTTAAAAGGTTACATTATGTAGGAATTATGTTCGAGCCTTAAAACCTGGTCCTCAACCTCGTGGGGGTGCGAAATCATTGTAAAcatattaaaaattaaaatacatattttacctGTATTAGTGATAGCCTTAAAGCAGATTGTATTGACCGTCTGTGAGTCGAGGTTTCACAGTATCGTGCTAACTATCACATGGAATGACCCTGGAGCAACGTGCACATAGAAGGGGGATAAAGTCGGGACCGTTGTGTACGGGACGCTTTCCCATCATGACCACTGGGAGAATTCTGGCTGCCCAGTCACATATTTACgtagaaaaatacatttttcctGTCAGGAGCCAATAAAGATCTTTATGTGTCTccatcgtaaaaaaaaaaaaaaaaacgagaatgAAGTATAGCTTTCGATTAAATAAGCGAAGGCCCGGCCAATCGCGCTTAGAAGCCCAGACCTAGTTTTTAGGGTGTTCAACTAACTGGGAAAAGAGTGGGCCCATGCCCATTTCTATAAATGTTAATGAACAATTTCTGCAGaacagtgctttaaaaaaaaattaaaaagcccACGGCGGCTCCAAATATCTTGAAATTATAATTTTACAAATTTACTTTTCCAAGGCCGGCCCATCTCTTCTACAAAACTGCACGAatcacccccaaaaaaacacattcacattgGATTCAGCCTGCCCTACTTTATACcgtggaggagaaaaaaaaagggcccgCTCAATGCACTCAAGTGAGTGCTCCGCCTGGCTATCATTAGAGCGGACTCTTTGTAATGAGACCTTTTCTTCTTGCCCTTCTCAACCAGCCCATTAAAACAGCAGTTTTGTCAATAACGCTTAAAATCTGGAAGCAAATCAAATTACACATAAAAAAAGCACCAAATACCTACACGTATAATCAAATAGGTGAAAATCTGACATTGTTTCCTGGCTTGAATGACTCTTCACAATCTCAAAACAAAGGGGGGGGTATCAAAAGACATAAGCGCTTTATAACTCAGCTACAGAAAGAATATAATATCCCAGCCTCTGACTATGGAAGGAAAAAGACATGTGTGTTCCCTTAACGCCCTTGAGAGTGTCAACCACGCCACGGGGGGCAGTCTCGTACCTCGTACGATGACGTGTCGAGAAGTTGGGCATTGATAATGAGACTTGGGAGGAAAGCCTTGAAATTGTGCCATGAATGTAAAATTACCGAGTGGGAGGAGTGAATTTAAAAGTTTCTCCAAAGGCCTTGAGAAGGACTGGAGCGC
The nucleotide sequence above comes from Cyclopterus lumpus isolate fCycLum1 chromosome 24, fCycLum1.pri, whole genome shotgun sequence. Encoded proteins:
- the LOC117727261 gene encoding low choriolytic enzyme-like, with translation EEGEEEKEGEEKEDTDMSSTILRINNGSRDSLLEGDVLIPKTRNAMKCLNKKYSCLWQKSANGLVEVPFLISKKYNNGERSTIVNAMKGFEQTTCIRFVPHRRERAYLSIEPRDGCFSLLGRIGDKQVVSLHQLGCVDNSIVQHELLHALGFYHEHTRSDRDKYIKIHWDNVEPFFKINFKKKDNDDLNTKYDYSSVMHYERNAFGKNRKETITPIPDASVAIGQRVGMSKIDILRVKRLYKC